The Haemorhous mexicanus isolate bHaeMex1 chromosome 26, bHaeMex1.pri, whole genome shotgun sequence genome includes a region encoding these proteins:
- the CENPA gene encoding histone H3-like centromeric protein A — protein sequence MPRPKPTPRRLRGSPAPPSPRPRARRRRPGQRVLQEIRKYQSSTRLLLRPGPFARLVREICLLFTRGVDYRWQHMALMALQEAAEAFMVRLLEDAYLCSLHARRVTLFPKDLQLARRLRGPEAGGI from the exons ATGCCCCGCCCCAAACCCACTCCCCGACGGCTCCGGGGTTCCCCAGCCCCCCCATCGCCCCGGCCGCGGGCACGCA GGCGCCGCCCAGGTCAGCGGGTATTGCAGGAGATCCGCAAGTACCAGAGCAGCACCCGCCTGCTGCTGCGCCCCGGCCCCTTTGCCCGCCTG gtgcgGGAGATCTGCCTACTCTTCACGCGTGGGGTCGATTACCGCTGGCAGCACATGGCCCtgatggcactgcaggag GCAGCAGAGGCCTTCATGGTGCGGCTGCTGGAAGATGCTTACCTGTGCTCGCTCCACGCCCGCCGAGTCACCCTGTTCCCCAAGGATCTGCAGCTGGCCCGGCGCCTGCGGGGACCTGAGGCGGGGGGCATCTGA